The Thermotoga maritima MSB8 region TCCTCCCAATCCCCTAAAGGGGATGGGTCTCCGCAGACAATTTCTGTGAGGAAGGAGAGGTTTCTCAGGAGTTTCCCACTCTTCTGTCACTTCAATCTTGTAGTACCCTATGTCTTTTTCCAGCATCTTTATCGCTTTCCATTCTCCTTCGGTGAGTAACACCTTCAGCGTCGGATAGAGTATGTTGTTTTCTCTGAAGACCATATCTGAGAGCATTCTTGAAAGTTCCAGTGCTTCTTCTTTCAGCCGTTCATCGGATTCTTCTTTCTTCAAAAGATTGAGAAGGAGCCTTATCTTCAATCTGGTCTCATCGTGTTTGGACCAGAGGACTGTTGGAACGGCTGTGATGCCTCTTCTCTCAATGTATGGAAATATCAGCATCTCTTCCCTCGTGTAATGGGTGAGACCTATCCTGTGAAGCTCCGAGACGTGCTGAACGAGCTTTTCATAGAACTGTTTCCTGCGGGGATCGTCTTTTGGAAGAGAGAACATGCTGGAGGCGAGTAAACTCAAAGCTTCCGCATCTTTGAGTATCTGTTTGTTCTCTTCGTAGAGCGTTCTCAACGGGTGCCCATTCGGGAGCTTCTCTATTTCTCTTCCGGCTTCTGATACGGCTCCTCTGAAGAACTCAACATGAAGATCGCACATCTTGATGATGTCTCTTACGTCTATCTCTCCGCTTTTCAGCAGTTCCTGCTCGATGACGGGTATCTCGAACGGAGGAATCTGTGAGAGTAACTCTCCGAATTGTTTTTTCAAAGATTCCACGTCTTCACCTTTGTGGAGTTTTTTCAGCACTTCTTTAAAAAGTTCCACTTTTTCTCTTTCCATAGGAATCTCCCTTCTTTAATTATTCCTACCTAATTATCGATTCCAAGCATATTGTAGCACAGAAGCACCATTATCTGCAATCAATAAAGGATCCTCGTGTAAGGTTCTTCCTTCAGCTTCTTTGCATCCTGTGAAGGAGAGACACCGAAAAATCTTTTGTACTCTCTGCTGAACTGAGAGAGGCTCTCGTATCCCACCTGGTAGGCTGCGGTTGTGACGTCGCTTCCTGCCATGAGAAGCTTCCTTGCCTCGCACAGCCGAAGTTTCTTCTGATACTGAAGAGGAGTCATGCCAGTGAGAATCTTGAAGTTCTGATAAAAAGTCGATACGCTCATTCCCACCATCTCGGCAAGCCTTTTCATATTCACAGATTCATTGAAGTGTTCTTTCAGATAATTCAGTGCTGTTATCACATCGTTCTTTCCAGACAACGCGATCTGAATGAGTCTCGGGCCCTGTTCGCTCACAAGGAGCCTATAGATGATCTCTTTTTTTATCACGGGAAGGAGTGCGGAAATGTGTTCCGGTTCATCGAGGAGCTCCAGCATCCTTCTGAATGCGTCCAGGAGCTGATGAGTGACTTTTCCCAGTGATGTACCGCGGGATGACGTGATTGGTCTTGTATTGAGCTTTTGTTCAACAACGATTTCCATAAGGATCTCCATGTCTATCTCCCAAGTCATTCCGATATAAGGTTTTTCCTTAGAAGCTTCTATCACCTGAGCAACGACGGGAACATCGAAGGAGTTGAGAAGAAAATTCTCCACGTCGTAAACGTAGTACTCTTCTCCAATGAGAACGCGCTTTGCACCCTGAACAGCGATGCATATCGATGGCGGAAGGATGTAAGTGGAAGGTTCTGTAGGAGACTCCCTCCTGCCCACAGTCAGACCCGGAAGTGGC contains the following coding sequences:
- a CDS encoding DUF438 domain-containing protein, with the protein product MEREKVELFKEVLKKLHKGEDVESLKKQFGELLSQIPPFEIPVIEQELLKSGEIDVRDIIKMCDLHVEFFRGAVSEAGREIEKLPNGHPLRTLYEENKQILKDAEALSLLASSMFSLPKDDPRRKQFYEKLVQHVSELHRIGLTHYTREEMLIFPYIERRGITAVPTVLWSKHDETRLKIRLLLNLLKKEESDERLKEEALELSRMLSDMVFRENNILYPTLKVLLTEGEWKAIKMLEKDIGYYKIEVTEEWETPEKPLLPHRNCLRRPIPFRGLGGSRHVYHLQIQ
- a CDS encoding AraC family transcriptional regulator; amino-acid sequence: MDEFDYVRRKLIERILHLTEKQPVVRPLPGLTVGRRESPTEPSTYILPPSICIAVQGAKRVLIGEEYYVYDVENFLLNSFDVPVVAQVIEASKEKPYIGMTWEIDMEILMEIVVEQKLNTRPITSSRGTSLGKVTHQLLDAFRRMLELLDEPEHISALLPVIKKEIIYRLLVSEQGPRLIQIALSGKNDVITALNYLKEHFNESVNMKRLAEMVGMSVSTFYQNFKILTGMTPLQYQKKLRLCEARKLLMAGSDVTTAAYQVGYESLSQFSREYKRFFGVSPSQDAKKLKEEPYTRILY